The following coding sequences are from one Musa acuminata AAA Group cultivar baxijiao unplaced genomic scaffold, Cavendish_Baxijiao_AAA HiC_scaffold_562, whole genome shotgun sequence window:
- the LOC135661652 gene encoding DNA-directed RNA polymerase subunit beta, giving the protein MLRNDGNEGMSTIPGFSQIQFEGFCRFINEGLTEEFHKFPKIEDTDQEIEFKLFVERYQLVEPLINERDAVYESLTYSSELYVPAGLIWKTGRDMQEQTVFIGNIPLMNSLGTFIVNGIYRIVINQILQSPGIYYRSELDHNGISVYTSTIISDWGGRSELEIDRKARIWARVSRKQKISILILSSAMGSNLREILDNVCYPEIFLSFPNDKEKKKIGSKENAILEFYQQFACVGGDPVFSESLCKELQKKFFQQRCELGRIGRRNMNRRLNLDIPQNNTFLLPRDVLAAADHLIGIKFGMGTLDDMNHLKNKRIRSIADLLQDQFGLALVRLENAVRGTICGAIRHKLIPTPQNLVTSTSLTTTYESFFGLHPLSQVLDRTNPLTQIVHGRKLSYLGPGGLTGRTASFRIRDIHPSHYGRICPIDTSEGINVGLIGSLAIHVRIGHWGSIESPFYEISERSKEAQIVYLSPNRDEYYMVAAGNSLALNRGIQEEQVVPARYRQEFLTIAWEQIHLRSIFPFQYFSIGASLIPFIEHNDANRALMSSNMQRQAVPLSQSERCIVGTGLERQTALDSGVSAIAEHEGKIIYTDPHKIILSSNGDTTISISIPLVIYQRSNKNTCMHQKPQVPRGKCIKKGQILADGAATVGGELALGKNVLVAYMPWEGYNSEDAVLISERLVYEDIYTSFHIRKYEIQTHVTSQGPERITKEIPHLEAHLLRNLDRNGVVMLGSWVETGDILVGKLTPQTANESSYAPEDRLLRAILGIQVSTAKETSLKLPIGGRGRVIDVRWIRKKGGSCYNSEMIRVYISQKREIKVGDKVAGRHGNKGIISKILPRQDMPYLQDGTPVDMVFNPLGVPSRMNVGQIFECSLGLAGDLLKRHYRIAPFDERYEQEASRKLVFSELYEASKQTKNPWVFEPEYPGKSRIFDGRTGNPFEQPVLIGKSYILKLIHQVDDKIHGRSSGHYALVTQQPLRGRAKQGGQRVGEMEVWALEGFGVAHILQEMLTYKSDHIRARQEVLGATIIGGRVSNPEDAPESFRLLVRELRSLALELNHFLVSEKNFQINRKEA; this is encoded by the coding sequence atgctccggaatgatggaaatgagggaatgtccacaatacctggatttagtcagatccaatttgagggattttgtaggttcattaatgagggcttgacggaagaatttcataagtttccaaaaattgaagatacagatcaagaaattgaatttaaattatttgtggaaagatatcaattggtagaacccttgataaacgaaagagatgctgtgtatgaatcactcacatattcttctgaattatatgtacccgcgggattaatttggaaaaccggtagagatatgcaagaacaaaccgtttttattggaaacattcccctaatgaattccctgggaacctttatagtaaatggaatatacagaattgtgatcaatcaaatattgcaaagtcctggtatttactaccgttcagaattggaccataacggaatttctgtctataccagcacaataatatcagattggggaggaagatcggaattagaaattgatagaaaagcaaggatatgggcccgtgtaagtaggaaacaaaaaatatctattctaattctatcatcagctatgggttcgaatctaagagaaattctagataatgtttgttaccctgaaattttcttgtctttcccgaatgataaggagaaaaaaaagattgggtcaaaagaaaatgctattttgGAATTTTATCAACAATTTGCTTGTGTAGGCGGGGATCCGGTATTTTCTGAGTCTTTATGTAAAGAATTACAAAAGAAATTTTTTCAACAAAGATGTGAATtaggaaggattggtcgacgaaaTATGAACCGGAGACTGAATCTTGATATACCTCAGAACAATACATTTTTATTACCACGAGATGTATTGGCTGCTGCGGATCATTTGATCGGAATTAAATTTGGAATGGGTACACTTGACGATATGAATCACTTGAAAAATAAACGGATTCGTTCTATAGCGGATCTGTTACAGGATCAATTCGGACTGGCTCTTGTTCGTTTAGAAAATGCGGTTCGAGGAACTATATGTGGAGCAATTCGGCATAAATTGATACCGACTCCTCAAAATTTGGTAACTTCAACTTCATTAACAACCACTTATGAATCGTTTTTTGGCCTACATCCTTTATCTCAAGTTTTGGATCGAACTAATCCATTGACACAAATCGTTCATGGGCGAAAATTGAGTTATTTGGGTCCTGGAGGATTGACGGGGCGAACTGCTAGTTTTCGGATACGAGATATTCATCCTAGCCACTATGGACGTATTTGTCCAATTGACACGTCCGAAGGAATCAATGTTGGACTTATTGGATCCTTAGCCATTCATGTGAGGATTGGCCATTGGGGATCTATAGAGAGTCCATTTTATGAAATATCTGAAAGATCAAAAGAGGCACAGATAGTTTATTTATCACCAAATAGAGATGAATATTATATGGTAGCAGCGGGAAATTCTTTGGCCTTGAATCGGGGTATTCAGGAAGAACAGGTTGTTCCAGCCCGATACCGTCAAGAGTTCCTGACTATTGCATGGGAACAGATTCATCTTAGAAGTATTTTTCCCTTCCAATATTTTTCTATTGGAGCTTCCCTCATTCCTTTTATCGAGCATAATGATGCGAATCGGGCTTTAATGAGTTCTAATATGCAGCGCCAAGCAGTTCCGCTTTCTCAGTCCGAGAGGTGCATTGTTGGAACTGGACTGGAACGCCAAACGGCTCTGGATTCGGGGGTTTCCGCTATAGCCGAACACGAGGGAAAGATCATTTATACTGACCCTCACAAGATCATTTTATCAAGTAATGGGGACACTACTATAAGTATAAGTATTCCATTAGTTATCTATCAACGTTCCAACAAAAATACTTGTATGCATCAAAAACCTCAGGTTCCGCGGGGTAAATGCattaaaaaaggacaaattttagCGGACGGTGCGGCTACAGTTGGGGGGGAACTTGCTTTAGGAAAAAACGTATTAGTAGCTTATATGCCATGGGAGGGTTACAATTCTGAAGACGCAGTACTAATTAGCGAACGTCTGGTATATGAAGATATTTATACTTCTTTTCACATCCGGAAATATGAAATTCAGACTCATGTGACAAGCCAAGGACCTGAAAGAATCACTAAGGAAATACCACATCTAGAGGCTCATTTACTCCGCAATTTAGACAGAAATGGAGTTGTGATGCTGGGATCTTGggtagaaacaggtgatattttaGTAGGTAAATTAACACCTCAGACAGCAAACGAATCGTCGTATGCTCCAGAGGATAGATTATTACGAGCCATACTTGGAATTCAGGTATCCACTGCAAAAGAAACTTCTCTAAAACTACCTATAGGCGGAAGAGGTCGCGTTATTGATGTGAGATGGATCCGGAAAAAGGGGGGTTCCTGTTATAATTCAGAAATGATTCGTGTATATATTTCACAGAAACGTGAAATCAAAGTAGGTGATAAAGTAGCTGGAAGACATGGGAATAAGGgtatcatttcaaaaattttgcCTAGACAAGATATGCCCTATTTGCAAGATGGAACACCTGTTGATATGGTCTTCAACCCATTAGGAGTACCATCACGAATGAATGTGGGACAGATATTTGAATGCTCGCTCGGGTTAGCGGGGGATCTGCTAAAGAGACATTATAGAATAGCACCTTTTGATGAGAGATATGAGCAAGAGGCTTCGAGAAAACTAGTGTTTTCCGAATTATATGAAGCCAGTAAGCAAACAAAAAATCCATGGGTATTTGAACCCGAATATCCGGGAAAAAGCAGAATATTTGATGGAAGAACAGGAAATCCTTTTGAACAACCTGTTCTAATAGGAAAgtcctatattttaaaattaattcatcAAGTTGATGATAAAATCCATGGACGTTCTAGTGGACATTACGCACTTGTTACACAACAACCCCTTAGAGGAAGGGCGAAGCAAGGGGGACAACGAGTAGGGGAAATGGAAGTTTGGGCTCTAGAGGGATTTGGTGTTGCTCATATTTTACAAGAGATGCTTACTTATAAATCTGATCATATTAGAGCTCGTCAAGAAGTACTTGGTGCTACgatcattggaggaagagtatctAACCCAGAAGATGCTCCAGAATCTTTTCGATTGCTCGTTCGAGAACTACGATCTTTAGCTCTAGAACTGAATCATTTCCTTGTATCTGAGAAGAACTTCCAGATTAATAGGAAGGAAGCTTGA